In a single window of the Clarias gariepinus isolate MV-2021 ecotype Netherlands chromosome 16, CGAR_prim_01v2, whole genome shotgun sequence genome:
- the LOC128544805 gene encoding putative nuclease HARBI1, translated as MACPFIDEVVDEGAIVLRRAFQRERTFRDRSDPLAFNDSYLYERYRFSRDGIAYICRLLSPHIANKTRRNRALTVPQTVCIALRFFASGTFLYTVGDAENISKASVCRSVRTVYLSLKRLLNVFITFPGHKAIRTIKHAFYGIAGFPNVIGALDCTHVRIKCPSGPHEADFVNRKSVHSINVQMISDADCIITNVEAKWPGSVHDSRIFRASSLYQQLARGEFSGVLLGDKGYPCLPYLLTPYQEPQTEAQHRYNIAHARTRGRIEMAFGLIKSRFQCLKHLRVTPPRACDIVVACVVLHNIACLRRERQPRIVEEEDWGNEAVLEENETGRLIRDTYANNYFALRL; from the exons ATGGCGTGTCCTTTCATAGATGAGGTGGTGGATGAGGGAGCTATAGTCTTGCGGAGGGCATTTCAAAGAGAGAGAACGTTCAGAGACAGGTCAGACCCATTGGCTTTTAATGACAGCTACCTGTATGAGCGATATAGGTTCTCAAGAGATGGGATTGCATATATTTGTAGATTACTAAGCCCACACATTGCAAATAAAACACGCCGCAACAGAGCGCTCACAGTCCCACAGACGGTGTGCATTGCACTTCGCTTTTTTGCCAGTGGAACATTTTTGTACACAGTTGGAGATGCAGAGAATATCAGCAAAGCATCAGTTTGCCGCTCTGTACGAACTGTGTACCTTTCTTTAAAAAGACTACTCAATGTGTTCATCACATTCCCTGGCCACAAAGCTATTCGTACCATTAAACATGCCTTTTATGGAATAGCTG GTTTCCCAAATGTTATCGGTGCATTGGACTGCACCCATGTGCGTATTAAATGTCCGTCTGGTCCACATGAAGCGGACTTTGTGAATAGGAAATCAGTACACAGCATCAATGTACAG atgaTTAGTGATGCAGATTGCATCATCACAAATGTAGAGGCCAAATGGCCAGGCTCTGTGCATGACTCCAGAATCTTTAGAGCCTCATCTCTCTACCAACAACTAGCAAGAG GAGAATTCTCAGGAGTTTTGCTGggagacaagggatacccatgCCTGCCTTACCTATTGACTCCCTATCAGGAGCCCCAGACAGAGGCACAGCACCGCTACAACATTGCCCATGCACGCACAAGAGGTCGTATAGAGATGGCATTTGGGCTGATAAAGTCAAGGTTCCAGTGCCTGAAGCACCTCAGAGTGACTCCACCTAGGGCATGTGACATTGTAGTTGCTTGTGTAGTGCTCCATAACATTGCTTGTCTGAGGAGAGAGAGGCAACCAAGGATTGTTGAAGAGGAAGACTGGGGCAATGAAGCAGTATTGGAAGAAAACGAAACAGGCAGACTTATACGAGACACAtatgcaaataattattttgctttaagGCTTTAA
- the LOC128544806 gene encoding uncharacterized protein LOC128544806 isoform X1, whose product MATKGKDRAAMFTATEQRLLLESYEEFKDVITKKGNTAAINKAREKGWQEIADRLNASNLSEGKRTWQQVKIKYKNIVQNATKKKTEVAGTGGGPPPASFTPAEELALEINKGRPVLEGIEGGTSSKIISPSIRSEYIKVTKDSVCFMDPPDIMLPGEGPSVEEDEETVSVCSRRPEDADSVLEPSQSGTTCEKNPENIKGVYKRYLLKQMEATDIDIQYKKLKMRKLELEIQQLQKNASRTTIFKKGKEKKNITFLITFHNIYLCFHP is encoded by the exons ATGGCAACAAAAGGAAAAGATAGAGCAGCGATGTTCACGGCAACGGAACAGCGTTTGCTATTGGAATCATATGAAGAATTTAAAGATGTCATCACCAAAAAAGGCAATACAGCGGCAATAAATAAAGCAAGAGAGAAAGGTTGGCAGGAAATTGCTGATCGTCTCAATGC CAGCAACTTAAGTGAAGGAAAAAGAACCTGGCAGcaggtgaaaataaaatataaaaatatagttcAGAATG cgACCAAAAAGAAGACTGAGGTTGCTGGCACTGGGGGAGGGCCACCACCAGCCAGCTTCACTCCTGCAGAGGAGCTGGCTTTGGAAATTAATAAAGGGAGGCCCGTCCTTGAGGGAATAGAGGGGGGGACATCATCTAAAATTATATCACCTAGTATAAGGAGTGAGTAtataaaag TGACAAAAGATTCTGTATGCTTTATGGATCCACCAGACATCATGTTGCCT GGAGAAGGCCCATCAGTTGAGGAAGATGAGGAGACTGTGTCTGTATGTTCAAGGAGGCCTGAG GATGCTGACTCTGTTCTAGAGCCCTCTCAGTCTGGGACCACATGTGAAAAA AACCCAGAAAACATAAAAGGAGTGTATAAACGCTACCTCCTTAAACAAATGGAAGCGACTGATATTGACATCCAGTATAAAAAACTGAAGATGAGGAAGTTGGAGCTGGAAATTCAACAGCTACAGAAAAATGCAAGTAGAactaccatttttaaaaaaggaaaagaaaaaaaaaacattaccttTTTGATCactttccacaacatttatttgtgttttcacCCCTAA
- the LOC128544806 gene encoding uncharacterized protein LOC128544806 isoform X3 produces the protein MATKGKDRAAMFTATEQRLLLESYEEFKDVITKKGNTAAINKAREKGWQEIADRLNASNLSEGKRTWQQVKIKYKNIVQNATKKKTEVAGTGGGPPPASFTPAEELALEINKGRPVLEGIEGGTSSKIISPSIRMTKDSVCFMDPPDIMLPGEGPSVEEDEETVSVCSRRPEDADSVLEPSQSGTTCEKNPENIKGVYKRYLLKQMEATDIDIQYKKLKMRKLELEIQQLQKNASRTTIFKKGKEKKNITFLITFHNIYLCFHP, from the exons ATGGCAACAAAAGGAAAAGATAGAGCAGCGATGTTCACGGCAACGGAACAGCGTTTGCTATTGGAATCATATGAAGAATTTAAAGATGTCATCACCAAAAAAGGCAATACAGCGGCAATAAATAAAGCAAGAGAGAAAGGTTGGCAGGAAATTGCTGATCGTCTCAATGC CAGCAACTTAAGTGAAGGAAAAAGAACCTGGCAGcaggtgaaaataaaatataaaaatatagttcAGAATG cgACCAAAAAGAAGACTGAGGTTGCTGGCACTGGGGGAGGGCCACCACCAGCCAGCTTCACTCCTGCAGAGGAGCTGGCTTTGGAAATTAATAAAGGGAGGCCCGTCCTTGAGGGAATAGAGGGGGGGACATCATCTAAAATTATATCACCTAGTATAAGGA TGACAAAAGATTCTGTATGCTTTATGGATCCACCAGACATCATGTTGCCT GGAGAAGGCCCATCAGTTGAGGAAGATGAGGAGACTGTGTCTGTATGTTCAAGGAGGCCTGAG GATGCTGACTCTGTTCTAGAGCCCTCTCAGTCTGGGACCACATGTGAAAAA AACCCAGAAAACATAAAAGGAGTGTATAAACGCTACCTCCTTAAACAAATGGAAGCGACTGATATTGACATCCAGTATAAAAAACTGAAGATGAGGAAGTTGGAGCTGGAAATTCAACAGCTACAGAAAAATGCAAGTAGAactaccatttttaaaaaaggaaaagaaaaaaaaaacattaccttTTTGATCactttccacaacatttatttgtgttttcacCCCTAA
- the LOC128544806 gene encoding uncharacterized protein LOC128544806 isoform X4: MATKGKDRAAMFTATEQRLLLESYEEFKDVITKKGNTAAINKAREKGWQEIADRLNASNLSEGKRTWQQVKIKYKNIVQNATKKKTEVAGTGGGPPPASFTPAEELALEINKGRPVLEGIEGGTSSKIISPSIRSEYIKVTKDSVCFMDPPDIMLPGEGPSVEEDEETVSVCSRRPEDADSVLEPSQSGTTCEKNPENIKGVYKRYLLKQMEATDIDIQYKKLKMRKLELEIQQLQKNANSL, from the exons ATGGCAACAAAAGGAAAAGATAGAGCAGCGATGTTCACGGCAACGGAACAGCGTTTGCTATTGGAATCATATGAAGAATTTAAAGATGTCATCACCAAAAAAGGCAATACAGCGGCAATAAATAAAGCAAGAGAGAAAGGTTGGCAGGAAATTGCTGATCGTCTCAATGC CAGCAACTTAAGTGAAGGAAAAAGAACCTGGCAGcaggtgaaaataaaatataaaaatatagttcAGAATG cgACCAAAAAGAAGACTGAGGTTGCTGGCACTGGGGGAGGGCCACCACCAGCCAGCTTCACTCCTGCAGAGGAGCTGGCTTTGGAAATTAATAAAGGGAGGCCCGTCCTTGAGGGAATAGAGGGGGGGACATCATCTAAAATTATATCACCTAGTATAAGGAGTGAGTAtataaaag TGACAAAAGATTCTGTATGCTTTATGGATCCACCAGACATCATGTTGCCT GGAGAAGGCCCATCAGTTGAGGAAGATGAGGAGACTGTGTCTGTATGTTCAAGGAGGCCTGAG GATGCTGACTCTGTTCTAGAGCCCTCTCAGTCTGGGACCACATGTGAAAAA AACCCAGAAAACATAAAAGGAGTGTATAAACGCTACCTCCTTAAACAAATGGAAGCGACTGATATTGACATCCAGTATAAAAAACTGAAGATGAGGAAGTTGGAGCTGGAAATTCAACAGCTACAGAAAAATGCAA ATTCACTCTGA
- the LOC128544806 gene encoding uncharacterized protein LOC128544806 isoform X2 has protein sequence MATKGKDRAAMFTATEQRLLLESYEEFKDVITKKGNTAAINKAREKGWQEIADRLNANLSEGKRTWQQVKIKYKNIVQNATKKKTEVAGTGGGPPPASFTPAEELALEINKGRPVLEGIEGGTSSKIISPSIRSEYIKVTKDSVCFMDPPDIMLPGEGPSVEEDEETVSVCSRRPEDADSVLEPSQSGTTCEKNPENIKGVYKRYLLKQMEATDIDIQYKKLKMRKLELEIQQLQKNASRTTIFKKGKEKKNITFLITFHNIYLCFHP, from the exons ATGGCAACAAAAGGAAAAGATAGAGCAGCGATGTTCACGGCAACGGAACAGCGTTTGCTATTGGAATCATATGAAGAATTTAAAGATGTCATCACCAAAAAAGGCAATACAGCGGCAATAAATAAAGCAAGAGAGAAAGGTTGGCAGGAAATTGCTGATCGTCTCAATGC CAACTTAAGTGAAGGAAAAAGAACCTGGCAGcaggtgaaaataaaatataaaaatatagttcAGAATG cgACCAAAAAGAAGACTGAGGTTGCTGGCACTGGGGGAGGGCCACCACCAGCCAGCTTCACTCCTGCAGAGGAGCTGGCTTTGGAAATTAATAAAGGGAGGCCCGTCCTTGAGGGAATAGAGGGGGGGACATCATCTAAAATTATATCACCTAGTATAAGGAGTGAGTAtataaaag TGACAAAAGATTCTGTATGCTTTATGGATCCACCAGACATCATGTTGCCT GGAGAAGGCCCATCAGTTGAGGAAGATGAGGAGACTGTGTCTGTATGTTCAAGGAGGCCTGAG GATGCTGACTCTGTTCTAGAGCCCTCTCAGTCTGGGACCACATGTGAAAAA AACCCAGAAAACATAAAAGGAGTGTATAAACGCTACCTCCTTAAACAAATGGAAGCGACTGATATTGACATCCAGTATAAAAAACTGAAGATGAGGAAGTTGGAGCTGGAAATTCAACAGCTACAGAAAAATGCAAGTAGAactaccatttttaaaaaaggaaaagaaaaaaaaaacattaccttTTTGATCactttccacaacatttatttgtgttttcacCCCTAA